Proteins encoded in a region of the Raphanus sativus cultivar WK10039 chromosome 8, ASM80110v3, whole genome shotgun sequence genome:
- the LOC108818638 gene encoding lysM domain receptor-like kinase 3: MNLSASSFLILSFLFFILPNLSSSKPMNCTDTSRLCTSFLAFKPNQNQTFSIIQSMFDLLPSDITADSTGEDDGGGGYIYLKKNCSCLTTTPHQYATNTTFTIRQNSGYVYDAVVSAYSGLAFPPNTTRASSAGAVVSVQLLCGCSSGLWNYLMSYVTVSGDSVQSLSSRFGVSMDRIEEANGILNPDNITTGDLIFIPLDSVPGVPYEARKINPPAPSPSPVLTNSNISAADQVNHTSKGGHVPYIWIVGGLTVVLALLVICILVCICLRSSSFGSSDEDGNEHNFQILRKSSFFCGSSRYNCCRSGDFRQTNNGEETQSHHQAVAIPKALGDGVFEIEKPMVFTYEEISAATDGFSDSNLLGHGNYGSVYFGLLREQEVAVKRMTATKTKEFAAEMKVLCKVHHSNLVELIGYAATKDELFVVYEYVQRGMLKNHLHDPQSKGNTPLSWIMRNQIALDAARGLEYIHEHTKTHYVHRDIKTSNILLDEAFRAKISDFGLAKLVEKTGEGEISVTKVVGTYGYLAPEYLSDGRATSKSDVYAFGIVLFEIISGREAVIRTEAVGTKNPERRPLASIMLAALKNSPDSMNMSSLKEFVDPNMMDLYPHDCLFKIAMLAKQCVDDDPILRPNMKQVVISLSQILLSSIEWEATLAGNSQVFSGLVQGR; this comes from the exons ATGAATCTCTCAGCTTCCAGTTTCTTGATTCtttccttcctcttcttcatcttacCGAATCTCTCCTCCTCGAAGCCAATGAACTGCACCGACACTTCTCGTCTCTGTACTTCCTTCCTCGCtttcaaaccgaaccaaaaccaaactTTCTCCATAATCCAAAGCATGTTCGACTTATTACCATCCGACATAACCGCAGATTCCACCGGAGAAGACGACGGAGGAGGAGGTTACATCTACCTCAAGAAGAACTGTTCTTGCCTCACCACGACTCCTCATCAGTACGCAACGAACACGACATTCACAATCAGACAGAACAGTGGCTACGTCTACGACGCTGTCGTCTCTGCTTACTCTGGTCTCGCGTTCCCGCCCAACACTACTAGAGCATCTAGTGCCGGCGCGGTTGTGTCTGTGCAGCTTCTATGTGGTTGCTCGAGTGGTCTCTGGAACTACCTCATGAGCTATGTGACCGTCTCTGGAGACAGTGTTCAATCTCTCTCGAGCCGGTTTGGTGTTAGTATGGATCGAATCGAGGAAGCTAACGGAATCTTGAATCCTGATAATATCACAACCGGAGATCTCATTTTCATCCCTCTTGATTCTG TACCTGGAGTGCCTTATGAAGCAAGGAAGATAAACCCTCctgctccttctccttctcctgtTTTAACCAATAGCAATATCTCAG CTGCTGACCAGGTGAATCACACTTCAAAGGGAGGTCATGTCCCTTACATATGGATTGTTGGTGGTCTTACAGTTGTGCTTGCGCTTCTTGTGATATGTATACTTGTGTGTATCTGTTTAAGATCATCTAGTTTCGGATCCAGTGATGAAGATGGTAATGAACACAACTTCCAGATCCTTAGAAAGTCCAGTTTCTTCTGCGGGTCTAGTCGGTACAACTGCTGCAGATCCGGGGATTTTAGACAGACCAACAACGGTGAAGAAACTCAGAGCCATCATCAAGCTGTTGCTATTCCTAAag cTCTTGGTGATGGAGTGTTTGAGATAGAGAAGCCTATGGTGTTTACATATGAAGAGATCAGTGCGGCTACAGATGGGTTCTCTGATTCTAATCTTCTTGGTCATGGAAATTACGGTTCAGTATACTTTGGTCTACTTAGAGAACAG GAAGTTGCTGTCAAAAGGATGACTGCTACAAAAACTAAAGAGTTTGCAGCAGAGATGAAAGTTCTTTGCAAAGTTCATCATTCTAATCTG GTAGAGTTGATCGGTTATGCTGCAACAAAAGACGAGCTTTTCGTAGTTTATGAGTATGTCCAAAGAGGAATGCTGAAAAACCATTTGCATGATCCTCAGAGCAAAG GCAATACCCCACTGTCTTGGATAATGAGGAATCAGATTGCACTTGACGCAGCAAGAGGCTTGGAATATATTCATGAGCATACTAAAACTCATTATGTTCATAGAGATATCAAAACAAGCAACATTCTGCTCGATGAGGCGTTCAGGGCTAAG ATATCAGATTTTGGACTTGCAAAACTAGTTGAGAAAACTGGAGAGGGTGAAATTTCTGTTACTAAAGTTGTTGGTACATATGGTTATCTTGCACCAGA ATATCTAAGTGATGGACGTGCCACCTCGAAAAGCGATGTTTATGCCTTTGGTATTGTTCTTTTTGAGATAATTTCTGGAAGAGAAGCTGTTATAAGAACAGAGGCAGTGGGAACCAAGAATCCAGAAAGACGTCCATTGGCATCTATT ATGTTAGCGGCTCTTAAGAACTCACCAGACTCAATGAACATGTCTAGTTTGAAGGAGTTTGTGGATCCCAACATGATGGATTTGTACCCGCATGACTGTTTGTTCAAG ATTGCGATGTTGGCAAAGCAATGCGTAGATGATGATCCGATTCTAAGACCAAACATGAAGCAAGTGGTTATATCGCTTTCCCAGATACTCTTGTCTTCCATTGAATGGGAAGCAACTCTTGCTGGAAACAGCCAAGTCTTTAGTGGTCTTGTCCAAGGAAgataa